Proteins encoded by one window of Candidatus Binatia bacterium:
- a CDS encoding peptidylprolyl isomerase, translating to MSRLRRLARSRLLHFVLLGGTLFAARELIARHERSAPQPVVREPIVVTRERVRALEEGFVAQWGAPPTEAQRRALVEQAVLDEMLFREARVLALGHGDRSVERRLVEKMRTVSDRPLRDPEELVHEAIELELDDDVVVRRLLIEKMRLVLQQGDGPTVVRDEDLAAYLERYADEYRLPERITLTQVYLSADARGARVADDARATLAKLRAADGTPDVAALSDPFPLGNELRAYTRGQLIGRFGKPFAEQVATLEPGVWHGPLESPYGLHLVRVEAKEPARLPTVDEVRPALTRAVQRELAKEAFARGVARLRALYEVRIEDEALRAALAGASGARS from the coding sequence ATGAGCCGGCTGCGCAGGTTGGCGAGAAGCCGGCTGCTGCACTTCGTCCTGCTCGGCGGCACGCTGTTCGCCGCGCGCGAGCTGATCGCACGGCATGAGCGCAGCGCGCCGCAGCCCGTCGTGCGCGAGCCGATCGTCGTGACGCGCGAGCGCGTCCGCGCGCTCGAGGAAGGTTTCGTCGCGCAGTGGGGCGCGCCGCCGACCGAGGCGCAGCGCCGTGCGCTCGTCGAGCAGGCGGTGCTCGACGAGATGCTGTTCCGCGAGGCGCGCGTGCTGGCGCTCGGCCACGGCGACCGCAGCGTCGAGCGGCGCCTGGTCGAGAAGATGCGCACGGTGAGCGACCGTCCGCTGCGCGACCCCGAGGAGCTCGTGCACGAGGCGATCGAGCTCGAGCTCGACGACGACGTCGTCGTGCGCCGGCTGCTGATCGAGAAGATGCGCCTCGTGCTGCAGCAGGGCGACGGCCCGACCGTCGTGCGCGACGAGGACCTCGCCGCCTACCTCGAGCGGTACGCGGACGAGTACCGCCTGCCCGAGCGCATCACGCTGACGCAGGTCTACCTGAGCGCGGACGCACGCGGCGCACGCGTCGCGGACGACGCGCGCGCGACGCTCGCGAAGCTCCGTGCCGCCGACGGCACGCCCGACGTCGCGGCCCTGTCCGATCCGTTCCCGCTCGGCAACGAGCTGCGCGCCTACACGCGCGGGCAGCTCATCGGTCGCTTCGGCAAGCCGTTCGCGGAGCAGGTCGCGACGCTCGAGCCGGGCGTCTGGCACGGCCCGCTCGAGTCGCCGTACGGGCTGCACCTGGTGCGCGTCGAGGCGAAGGAGCCCGCGCGCCTGCCGACCGTCGACGAGGTGCGCCCGGCGCTGACGCGTGCGGTGCAGCGCGAGCTCGCGAAGGAGGCGTTCGCGCGCGGCGTGGCGCGGCTGCGCGCGCTCTACGAGGTGCGCATCGAGGACGAGGCGCTGCGCGCGGCCCTCGCCGGGGCGAGCGGGGCGCGCTCGTGA
- a CDS encoding DUF3604 domain-containing protein — translation MRIGGSVVARVLCAMVVSTSCAGAAWAQPFARTEDRAPCDHYDPLRQPFFGETHVHTAYSFDSGTLDTRNTPADAYRYAKGGVVGLPPWVDTREQFDPAPQTPATSPLVAQHPYCLPPERCEFTASRTAQLPEGRALDWVAVTEHAEQLGETNICLFEPVKPCTSNAECPPGQECGSVLGRLMDQDTMCVPRGYTSPLCTLARDELTRLHGGTVQVLVAVPENLDENPTRVSYCDATPNGGDGHLCLEQAKHVWQQIQHDAEEAYDRTSACTFTSFIAYEYTAMMSTGRCENAPQTPCWEDSDCDPSGGACITDFPGSGGGANLHRNIIFRNDDVLDLPITNLEAPVGCGDGEKCDRPGYPIGSPQQLLEELRASCNDHPPEHPRCEALSIPHNSNISAGAMFLMPESLDEARVRNEMEPLVEMMQIKGSSECRFSASLPGAWGATDEECAFETMNFNRLNGGWLAPEDRTPDNLPPAAYVRNALKNGIAFEDRFGVNPFKLGFVGGLDNHNGTPGQSEELEYARNGAHGDQSFAVSAQILNEKYLLGLETNGGGLTVAWAEENSRDSIFEALKRRETYATSGTRPIVRFFGGPNVPADLCSRGDFAARGYATGVPMGGTLSASSTAPRFAVSALMDPGAPNQPGNKLDRIQIIKGWVDANGETHEKVFDVAGGGQGGGVKPITPGKRRLPIVDGGDGTDPSGAVDLRTCRPTGVGHASLCVVWQDPEFDPSERAFYYARVLEQPSCRWNQYYCNARGVDCSKPMGVCGSLDPAINGKGCNSNDECGDGVCELPITYTTWEYQQCCSGLVPSTVQQRAWTSPIWYDPTSPEAAS, via the coding sequence ATGCGGATCGGAGGCTCCGTCGTCGCGCGCGTGCTGTGCGCGATGGTCGTATCGACGTCCTGCGCCGGCGCAGCCTGGGCGCAGCCCTTCGCGCGCACCGAGGATCGCGCGCCGTGCGATCACTACGATCCCCTGCGGCAACCGTTCTTCGGCGAGACGCACGTCCACACCGCGTACTCCTTCGACTCGGGGACGCTCGACACGCGCAACACGCCGGCCGACGCGTACCGCTACGCGAAGGGCGGCGTGGTTGGCCTGCCGCCGTGGGTCGACACGCGCGAGCAGTTCGATCCCGCGCCGCAGACGCCCGCGACGTCGCCGCTCGTCGCCCAGCATCCGTACTGCCTGCCGCCCGAGCGCTGCGAGTTCACGGCGTCGCGCACCGCGCAGCTCCCCGAGGGCCGCGCGCTCGACTGGGTGGCGGTCACCGAGCACGCGGAGCAGCTCGGCGAGACCAACATCTGTCTCTTCGAGCCCGTCAAGCCGTGCACGTCGAACGCCGAGTGCCCGCCGGGTCAGGAGTGCGGCTCGGTGCTCGGTCGGCTGATGGACCAAGACACGATGTGCGTCCCGCGCGGCTACACGAGCCCGCTCTGCACGCTCGCGCGCGACGAGCTCACCCGTCTGCACGGCGGCACCGTGCAGGTGCTGGTCGCGGTGCCGGAGAACCTCGACGAGAATCCGACGCGCGTCAGCTACTGCGACGCCACGCCGAACGGCGGCGACGGCCACCTCTGCCTCGAGCAGGCGAAGCACGTCTGGCAGCAGATCCAGCACGACGCCGAGGAAGCGTACGACCGCACCTCGGCGTGCACCTTCACCTCGTTCATCGCCTACGAGTACACCGCGATGATGAGCACGGGGCGCTGCGAGAACGCGCCCCAGACGCCGTGCTGGGAGGACAGCGACTGCGATCCCAGCGGCGGCGCCTGCATCACCGACTTCCCCGGCAGCGGCGGCGGCGCGAACCTGCACCGCAACATCATCTTCCGCAACGACGACGTGCTCGACCTGCCGATCACGAACCTCGAGGCACCGGTCGGCTGCGGCGACGGCGAGAAGTGCGATCGTCCGGGGTACCCGATCGGCTCGCCGCAGCAGCTGCTCGAGGAGCTGCGCGCGAGCTGCAACGACCATCCGCCCGAGCACCCGCGCTGCGAGGCGCTGTCGATCCCGCACAACTCGAACATCAGCGCCGGCGCGATGTTCCTCATGCCCGAGAGCCTCGACGAGGCGCGCGTGCGCAACGAGATGGAGCCGCTCGTCGAGATGATGCAGATCAAGGGCTCGTCGGAGTGCCGCTTCTCCGCGTCGCTGCCCGGCGCGTGGGGCGCGACCGACGAGGAGTGCGCCTTCGAGACCATGAATTTCAACCGCTTGAACGGCGGCTGGCTCGCGCCCGAGGACCGCACGCCCGACAACCTCCCGCCGGCCGCGTACGTGCGCAACGCGCTCAAGAACGGCATCGCGTTCGAGGATCGATTCGGCGTCAATCCGTTCAAGCTCGGCTTCGTCGGCGGGCTCGACAACCACAACGGCACGCCCGGCCAGAGCGAGGAGCTCGAGTACGCGCGCAACGGCGCGCACGGCGATCAGAGCTTCGCCGTGTCGGCGCAGATCCTGAACGAGAAGTACCTGCTCGGCCTCGAGACCAACGGCGGCGGCTTGACGGTCGCGTGGGCCGAGGAGAACTCGCGCGACTCGATCTTCGAGGCGCTCAAGCGCCGCGAGACCTACGCGACGAGCGGCACGCGTCCGATCGTGCGCTTCTTCGGCGGACCGAACGTCCCCGCCGACCTGTGCTCGCGCGGCGACTTCGCGGCGCGCGGCTACGCGACCGGCGTGCCGATGGGCGGCACGCTTTCCGCGAGCAGCACGGCGCCGCGCTTCGCGGTGAGCGCGCTCATGGACCCGGGCGCGCCGAACCAGCCGGGCAACAAGCTCGACCGCATCCAGATCATCAAGGGCTGGGTCGACGCGAACGGCGAGACGCACGAGAAGGTGTTCGACGTCGCGGGTGGCGGGCAGGGCGGCGGCGTCAAGCCGATCACGCCCGGCAAGCGTCGCCTGCCGATCGTGGACGGCGGCGACGGCACCGACCCGAGCGGCGCCGTCGACCTGCGCACCTGCCGCCCGACCGGCGTCGGTCACGCGAGCCTCTGCGTCGTATGGCAGGATCCCGAGTTCGACCCCAGCGAGCGCGCGTTCTACTATGCGCGCGTCCTCGAGCAGCCGAGCTGCCGCTGGAACCAGTACTACTGCAACGCGCGCGGCGTCGACTGCTCGAAGCCGATGGGCGTTTGCGGCTCGCTCGATCCCGCGATCAACGGCAAGGGCTGCAACTCGAACGACGAGTGCGGCGACGGCGTGTGCGAGCTGCCGATCACCTACACGACGTGGGAGTACCAGCAGTGCTGCTCCGGGCTCGTGCCGTCGACCGTGCAGCAGCGCGCCTGGACCTCGCCGATCTGGTACGACCCGACCTCTCCGGAGGCGGCGTCATGA
- a CDS encoding HupE/UreJ family protein, producing MTRSAVRAAARATERASVRSTLQTTGRAVRALARLLAAALACAVLGATPAALAHPLDPALLELRESAPGVLDVSWKTARAAQGVLEPVLPDDCRDTSERRARVQRRSVLWRWSVTCEAGGLVGREVGVRGLAARQGDALLRIELADGRRVQAVLRADAPLFTVPERAGPLDVFADYLLLGIEHIAGGLDHLAFVLGLVLLVRGRRALLWTITAFTVGHSVTLSLATLGFVDAPTALVEALIAASIVVVALEVAHLREPDVGTASLLARRPWLVAFAFGLLHGLGFAGALADVGLPAGEIPLALLAFNVGIELGQLAFVALVLGVLALARAALAHRAPAAWIRLVPAYAIGTLAVVWLCERVVTLVG from the coding sequence GTGACGCGGTCCGCGGTGCGCGCGGCGGCGCGCGCGACGGAGCGCGCGAGCGTGCGCTCGACGCTGCAGACGACGGGGCGAGCAGTGCGGGCGCTGGCACGTCTCCTCGCCGCGGCGCTCGCGTGCGCCGTGCTCGGCGCGACGCCCGCCGCGCTCGCGCACCCGCTCGACCCCGCGCTGCTCGAGCTGCGCGAGAGCGCACCGGGCGTCCTCGACGTGTCGTGGAAGACCGCGCGCGCCGCGCAGGGCGTGCTCGAGCCGGTGCTGCCGGACGACTGCCGCGACACCTCGGAGCGCCGCGCGCGCGTGCAGCGTCGCAGCGTGCTGTGGCGCTGGAGCGTCACGTGCGAGGCGGGCGGTCTCGTCGGTCGCGAGGTCGGCGTGCGCGGGCTCGCCGCGCGTCAGGGCGACGCGCTGCTGCGCATCGAGCTCGCCGACGGCCGGCGCGTGCAGGCCGTGCTGCGCGCGGACGCGCCGCTCTTCACGGTCCCCGAGCGCGCCGGGCCGCTCGACGTCTTCGCCGACTACCTGCTGCTCGGCATCGAGCACATCGCGGGCGGGCTCGACCACCTCGCGTTCGTGCTGGGGCTCGTGCTGCTCGTACGCGGGCGTCGCGCCCTGCTCTGGACGATCACCGCGTTCACCGTCGGGCACAGCGTCACGCTGTCGCTCGCGACGCTCGGCTTCGTCGACGCGCCGACCGCGCTCGTCGAGGCGCTGATCGCGGCGAGCATCGTCGTGGTCGCGCTCGAGGTCGCGCACCTGCGCGAGCCCGACGTCGGGACCGCGTCGCTGCTCGCGCGGCGGCCCTGGCTCGTGGCCTTCGCCTTCGGTCTCCTGCACGGGCTCGGCTTCGCGGGCGCGCTCGCCGACGTCGGCCTGCCGGCGGGCGAGATCCCGCTCGCGCTGCTCGCGTTCAACGTCGGCATCGAGCTCGGCCAGCTCGCGTTCGTCGCGCTGGTGCTGGGCGTCCTGGCGCTCGCCCGTGCGGCGCTCGCGCACCGTGCCCCGGCGGCCTGGATCCGCCTCGTGCCGGCGTACGCGATCGGCACGCTCGCCGTCGTCTGGCTGTGCGAGCGCGTGGTGACGCTGGTCGGCTGA